One part of the Flavobacterium johnsoniae UW101 genome encodes these proteins:
- a CDS encoding T9SS type A sorting domain-containing protein — MKKNYLLFFILLSFLTYSQDILWEKSYGGIHADYLFDAQPTADYGFILAGSSLSNKTGNKDEDNHGDLDYWIWKMNEKGELDWQKSIGGNGFDLLQSIKGTRDGGFILAGTSSSGNSFQKKDNCKGLTDFWVIKLDASGEEQWQRTIGGDGQDELLCAFQTKDGGYILGGSSSSSPSSVTNIKAEGKMDAFPQTDLYSKSEKSRGNMDYWIVKLDKEGVIEWQKTYGGKYADVLRSMEQTADNGYILAGYSNSPVSGDKADANKGVGDYWIIKIDDSGAVQWQSSYGGDGDDQPYVIHQTADGGYILGGNSNSTNPLTTLGGIVSNGTDFWILRLDHEGGVVWSKTYDFGKVDILTSLVENNDNTYLIGGYAKSEAKQSLLGDAAKKAGTGKDKEGINDYIALKIDEKGEELWKKTVGSAGEDILRKLIETRDGGYLMAGTSNSGSSKDKKSTIGGNDFWVVKLKDKAKVEKVKASIEAIPNPAVTYTNVIIGYDFTEGTASVIDILGRILQQFSINSRTVPVDLSHYAEGIYIIKIKTDVKTESVKVIKTVR, encoded by the coding sequence ATGAAAAAAAACTACCTCTTATTTTTTATTTTATTGTCGTTTTTAACTTACTCACAAGATATTCTTTGGGAAAAGTCTTATGGCGGCATTCATGCAGATTACCTTTTTGATGCACAGCCTACAGCCGACTATGGGTTTATTCTGGCTGGCAGCTCCCTTTCTAACAAAACCGGAAATAAAGACGAAGATAATCATGGAGATCTTGATTATTGGATCTGGAAAATGAATGAAAAAGGAGAACTCGACTGGCAGAAAAGTATTGGAGGAAATGGATTTGATCTTCTTCAAAGTATAAAAGGAACCAGAGACGGAGGTTTTATTCTGGCAGGAACTTCAAGTTCAGGAAACAGTTTTCAGAAAAAAGACAATTGTAAAGGCCTTACTGATTTTTGGGTTATCAAACTAGACGCTTCCGGTGAAGAGCAATGGCAGAGAACTATTGGCGGTGATGGTCAGGATGAACTTTTATGTGCTTTCCAGACCAAAGACGGCGGTTATATTTTAGGCGGCTCATCGAGCTCAAGCCCTTCTTCTGTTACAAATATTAAGGCAGAAGGAAAAATGGACGCTTTTCCTCAAACAGATTTATACAGCAAATCAGAAAAAAGCCGTGGTAATATGGATTACTGGATCGTAAAACTCGATAAAGAAGGAGTTATCGAGTGGCAGAAAACTTACGGTGGTAAATATGCTGATGTATTAAGAAGCATGGAACAAACAGCTGATAACGGCTATATTTTGGCAGGATATTCAAATTCACCTGTTTCAGGAGATAAAGCTGACGCTAATAAGGGAGTGGGTGATTACTGGATTATTAAAATAGATGACTCAGGTGCTGTTCAATGGCAGTCATCGTATGGAGGAGATGGCGATGACCAGCCTTATGTAATTCATCAAACGGCAGATGGCGGCTATATTCTGGGAGGCAATTCCAACAGTACAAATCCTTTGACCACCCTTGGAGGAATCGTAAGTAATGGAACTGATTTTTGGATTTTGAGACTAGACCACGAAGGAGGAGTTGTATGGAGTAAAACTTATGATTTTGGAAAAGTAGATATTTTAACTTCCCTTGTAGAAAATAATGATAACACTTATTTAATTGGAGGTTACGCAAAATCTGAAGCTAAGCAGTCTTTGCTTGGAGATGCCGCTAAAAAAGCCGGGACTGGAAAGGATAAGGAAGGAATTAATGATTATATCGCATTAAAGATAGATGAAAAAGGAGAAGAATTATGGAAGAAAACCGTTGGGAGTGCCGGAGAAGATATTCTGCGAAAACTTATAGAAACCAGAGACGGAGGCTATTTAATGGCGGGAACATCAAATTCAGGTTCTTCAAAAGATAAAAAATCAACCATAGGAGGAAATGATTTTTGGGTTGTGAAGCTGAAAGATAAGGCTAAAGTTGAAAAAGTAAAAGCAAGTATTGAGGCTATTCCAAATCCTGCTGTTACTTACACCAACGTAATTATAGGCTATGATTTTACAGAAGGAACAGCTTCGGTCATTGATATTTTAGGCAGGATTTTACAACAGTTCAGTATCAACAGCAGAACCGTTCCTGTTGACTTAAGTCATTATGCAGAGGGAATTTATATCATTAAAATTAAGACTGATGTAAAAACAGAGTCAGTTAAAGTAATTAAAACCGTACGATAG